One part of the Populus alba chromosome 18, ASM523922v2, whole genome shotgun sequence genome encodes these proteins:
- the LOC118032795 gene encoding protein NRT1/ PTR FAMILY 1.2: MITEPLLSSPKGGIRALFFIIANEALERLASFGLSTNMILYLTREYGMDAASGAQILFLYSAAGNFMPIIGAFLADTYVGRYPMIGFGCIASLLGMVLLWLTTIIPGATVPSCAQFSSRCTNDATTPQLLFLYFCFGLMSIGAGGIRSCSLAFGADQLSKRDSLKHAGILESFFSWYYVTSSASVFISMTCIVYIQDAMGWKVGFGVPVVLMILSTLSFFLASPIYVKPKAKASWLIGFARVLVASFRKRRIELSSPDTDELYHHRKGSALVVPSERIRFLNKACVVKNPEEDLMPDGRASDPWRLCTVDQVEELKALIKIIPIWSTGMLVSVNVCQNSFLLLQASTMNRHITSKFEIPAGSFYAFMLLSLTMWIALYDRVIIPLASKITGKPTRLGLKQKIGIGILGSAASMAVLAIIERVRRETAIREGISDIPDAVTHMSAMWLLPFYFLLGFSEAMNGVGLNEFFYTELPKSMSSVASNLYSIGLSAASLVASFIVGNVRGFISEANQESWVSSNINKGHYDYYYWLLSSLGVANFIYYLACSKAYGPCKGGQKGITGDVREGLIDDDDDDDVV, from the exons ATGATCACAGAGCCACTCTTGAGCAGCCCGAAGGGTGGCATAAGAGCCTTGTTTTTCATCATAG CAAATGAGGCACTGGAGAGGCTAGCAAGTTTTGGGCTATCAACAAATATGATACTGTATTTGACCAGAGAGTATGGTATGGATGCAGCTAGCGGTGCCCAAATACTCTTCCTCTACTCAGCTGCTGGGAATTTCATGCCCATTATTGGGGCTTTTCTTGCTGATACATATGTGGGTCGATACCCGATGATCGGCTTTGGATGTATTGCGAGCCTTCTG GGAATGGTTCTATTGTGGTTGACAACAATAATTCCTGGGGCAACGGTGCCTTCTTGCGCCCAATTTAGTAGCAGATGCACTAACGACGCGACGACACCACAgcttttgtttctatatttttgcTTCGGCCTTATGTCTATCGGAGCTGGTGGCATAAGATCATGCTCCCTGGCCTTTGGTGCTGATCAATTGAGCAAGAGGGACAGCCTTAAACATGCTGGAATATTAGAAAGCTTCTTCAGTTGGTACTATGTTACATCCTCAGCTTCTGTATTTATTTCCATGACTTGTATAGTTTACATTCAAGATGCCATGGGCTGGAAGGTGGGTTTCGGAGTTCCTGTGGTTCTCATGATCCTGTCAACTCTTTCGTTCTTCTTGGCTTCTCCCATTTATGTCAAGCCAAAGGCTAAGGCAAGCTGGCTCATCGGATTTGCTCGAGTTCTCGTGGCCTCCTTTAGAAAGAGAAGGATTGAATTATCTTCACCAGACACGGATGAGCTGTATCATCATAGGAAGGGATCTGCACTTGTCGTGCCAAGTGAAAGAATAAG GTTTCTAAACAAGGCTTGTGTGGTTAAGAATCCTGAAGAAGACTTGATGCCAGATGGAAGAGCTTCAGATCCATGGCGTCTTTGTACAGTAGATCAAGTAGAAGAGCTAAAAGCACTAATAAAGATAATCCCAATATGGTCGACAGGGATGTTGGTGTCTGTAAATGTCTGTCAAAACTCTTTCTTATTACTCCAGGCATCCACTATGAACCGACATATCACTTCGAAATTTGAAATCCCTGCTGGATCATTCTATGCATTTATGTTGCTCTCTCTAACAATGTGGATTGCTCTATACGATCGCGTAATCATCCCTCTAGCATCAAAAATCACGGGAAAACCAACACGTCTCGGCTTGAAACAGAAAATAGGAATTGGGATTCTGGGCTCGGCTGCTTCCATGGCAGTACTGGCAATTATAGAGAGGGTGCGACGAGAAACTGCAATCAGGGAAGGAATTTCAGATATTCCTGACGCGGTTACGCACATGTCTGCAATGTGGTTATTGCCATTTTATTTCTTACTTGGATTTTCTGAGGCTATGAATGGTGTTGGACTGAATGAGTTCTTCTACACTGAATTGCCTAAAAGCATGTCTAGCGTGGCCTCGAATCTTTATAGTATTGGACTGTCTGCTGCAAGCTTGGTGGCCAGTTTTATAGTAGGTAATGTTCGTGGGTTTATTAGTGAAGCAAATCAAGAGAGTTGGGTTTCAAGCAACATCAACAAAGGacattatgattattattactGGCTGCTTTCTAGTTTGGGTGTTGCTAACttcatttattatcttgcttgtAGCAAGGCTTATGGTCCTTGTAAGGGGGGACAAAAGGGCATTACTGGAGATGTTAGggaaggattgattgatgatgatgatgatgatgatgtagtTTAA